In a genomic window of Lepisosteus oculatus isolate fLepOcu1 chromosome 5, fLepOcu1.hap2, whole genome shotgun sequence:
- the LOC102689714 gene encoding adenosine receptor A1-like, producing MEVASYSLDAWHVTYISFEAAIALASVLGNVLVVWAVKLNHALRDTTFSLIVSLAVADIAVGALAIPAAVLVSLEIQTRFYSCLFGCCLLCILTQNSILSLLAIAIDRYLRVKMPVRYRSVIDHRCTCLAVTVCWVVPAILGLLPMMGWHNKAILDEWAKGNDSTGPYINCSFPLVMSMDYIIYFNFFGLILGPLVIMTGLYFLVFDTIRRQLSYTQVACKVSRKYYRKEMKLASSLALVLFLFAVCWIPLPIMNTVSFFCSTCSIPRPVLYFGILLSHANSAVNPIVYAFKIQKFRITFKKIWHYYFVGMNNKDTSMPQSSTLQSVGGEKSDSV from the exons ATGGAGGTGGCGAGTTACTCCCTAGACGCTTGGCATGTCACGTACATCAGCTTTGAGGCTGCCATTGCCCTGGCTTCGGTCCTAGGTAACGTCCTGGTGGTCTGGGCGGTAAAGCTAAATCACGCTCTCCGGGACACCACCTTCTCTTTGATAGTCTCCTTGGCTGTAGCGGACATTGCAGTCGGCGCGCTGGCCATCCCCGCAGCCGTTCTGGTCAGCCTGGAGATCCAGACGCGGTTCTACTCGTGCCTCTTCGGCTGCTGTTTGCTGTGCATCCTGACGCAGAACTCCATACTGTCGCTCCTGGCTATCGCGATCGACAGGTACCTCAGAGTCAAGATGCCAGTCAG GTACCGGTCAGTGATTGATCATCGCTGCACATGCCTGGCTGTCACAGTCTGCTGGGTTGTGCCTGCCATTCTGGGTCTGTTGCCCATGATGGGCTGGCACAACAAGGCCATCCTGGATGAGTGGGCTAAGGGCAATGACAGCACCGGCCCCTACATAAATTGCTCCTTTCCTCTGGTGATGAGCATGGACTATATCATTTACTTCAACTTTTTTGGGCTTATCCTGGGCCCCTTAGTGATAATGACTGGCCTCTACTTTCTGGTGTTCGACACCATCAGGAGACAGCTGAGCTACACCCAGGTGGCATGCAAGGTCTCCAGGAAGTACTACAGGAAGGAAATGAAACTGGCCAGTTCACTGGCACTGGTTCTGTTCCTCTTTGCTGTCTGCTGGATTCCTTTGCCTATCATGAACACTGTAAGCTTCTTCTGCTCCACCTGCTCCATTCCCAGGCCTGTCCTGTACTTCGGGATCCTTCTTAGTCACGCCAATTCTGCCGTTAACCCCATAGTTTATGCCTTCAAGATCCAAAAGTTCAGAATCACCTTCAAGAAGATCTGGCACTACTACTTTGTTGGAATGAATAACAAGGACACCTCTATGCCTCAGTCCAGCACCTTACAGTCAGTGGGTGGAGAGAAATCCGACAGTGTTTGA